In one Streptomyces marincola genomic region, the following are encoded:
- a CDS encoding aminoglycoside phosphotransferase family protein yields MTLTESEITEELVRDLLREQHPDLAGRPVRLGARGWDNQMWRLGDDLAVRLPYATDSADALLRKEHAWLPSLAPRLPLPVPVPQRLGEPTRRFPRPWIVTTWVPGAPADHAPVTRAEEAADALAAFLTALHRPAPEGAPTGRGGPLDGHAERYVAGQLAEATERGLIPDPEAVRAVWEDAAAAPAWTGPAVWLHADLHPANVLTADGTFCGVIDFGELCAGDPACDLAAAWNLLPDGAAERFHAAYRPALDAATLRRARGWAVARALMGILVGDAGVHGRPGGKPTWGPPGHAALRRLVATAR; encoded by the coding sequence ATGACGCTCACCGAGTCGGAGATCACCGAGGAACTGGTCCGCGATCTGCTGCGCGAACAGCATCCCGACCTGGCGGGCCGCCCCGTGCGGCTCGGCGCGCGCGGCTGGGACAACCAGATGTGGCGGCTCGGCGACGACCTCGCCGTCCGGCTTCCCTATGCGACGGATTCCGCGGACGCGCTGCTGCGCAAGGAGCACGCCTGGCTGCCGTCCCTCGCGCCGCGCCTCCCGCTGCCCGTTCCCGTTCCGCAGCGCCTCGGCGAACCCACGCGGCGGTTCCCTCGCCCCTGGATCGTCACCACCTGGGTGCCGGGCGCACCCGCCGATCACGCCCCCGTCACGCGCGCCGAGGAGGCGGCCGACGCCCTGGCCGCCTTCCTGACGGCTCTGCACCGGCCCGCTCCCGAGGGAGCGCCGACCGGCCGCGGGGGGCCGCTGGACGGGCACGCCGAGCGGTACGTCGCCGGACAGCTCGCCGAGGCCACAGAGCGGGGCCTGATCCCCGACCCGGAAGCCGTCCGCGCCGTCTGGGAGGACGCCGCCGCCGCACCCGCCTGGACGGGCCCGGCGGTGTGGCTGCACGCCGACCTGCACCCGGCCAACGTCCTCACCGCGGACGGAACGTTCTGCGGCGTGATCGATTTCGGCGAACTCTGCGCGGGCGATCCGGCCTGCGACCTCGCCGCCGCCTGGAACCTGCTGCCGGACGGCGCCGCCGAACGCTTCCACGCGGCCTACCGGCCGGCCCTCGACGCCGCGACCCTGCGCCGCGCCCGCGGCTGGGCCGTGGCGCGCGCCCTGATGGGCATCCTCGTCGGGGACGCGGGCGTCCACGGCCGCCCCGGCGGCAAGCCCACCTGGGGCCCGCCAGGACACGCCGCGCTGCGCCGCCTCGTCGCCACGGCCCGCTGA
- a CDS encoding MmcQ/YjbR family DNA-binding protein, giving the protein MSAAGDRLQDTARKTALALPDVSHGRPFTPRLDVYKVGGKVFLIVTDDPDEQIITVKCEPGHARAHVHGYASITPGRYLDKRHWITLSPGPGITKRLITDMVEDSYDLVVERLPRRDRPRAR; this is encoded by the coding sequence GTGAGCGCGGCCGGCGACCGGCTCCAGGACACCGCCCGCAAGACGGCCCTCGCCCTGCCCGACGTCAGCCACGGGCGCCCCTTCACTCCCCGACTCGACGTGTACAAGGTTGGGGGCAAGGTGTTCCTGATCGTCACCGACGACCCGGACGAGCAGATCATCACCGTCAAGTGCGAGCCCGGACACGCCCGCGCCCACGTACACGGCTATGCCTCGATCACCCCGGGCCGCTACCTCGACAAACGCCACTGGATCACGCTCTCGCCAGGGCCCGGCATCACCAAACGCCTGATCACCGACATGGTCGAGGACTCCTACGACCTGGTCGTCGAGCGGCTGCCGCGACGCGACCGCCCCCGTGCGCGATGA
- a CDS encoding replication-associated recombination protein A encodes MEPTLPLFDQEPARPLADRLRPTRLEDVVGQDHLLAPDAPLGRMVAQQRLSSAILWGPPGVGKTTIARLLAHAGDLAFEPVSATFSGVADLRKVFAAAQRRRGLGQSTLLFVDEIHRFNRAQQDSFLPYVEDGTITLIGATTENPSFELNGALLSRTQVLVLKRLDEAALSTLLDRAEQLTGHPLPLDDDARRALIAMADGDGRYLLNMAEQLQALPDTGENLDTAALTHHIQQRAPLYDKARESHYNLISALHKSMRGSDPDAALYWLARMLDGGEDPLYVARRLVRFASEDIGIADPHALQQALAAWDVYERLGSPEGELAIAQAVVHLATAPKSIAVHRGFDAARRAARRTGSLMPPAHILNAPTRLMKDLGYGKDYQYDPDTADGFSGADYLPDAMDRETYYRPTRNGYEAQITERLRHWAALRARRQRG; translated from the coding sequence ATGGAACCGACCCTGCCGCTCTTCGACCAGGAGCCCGCCCGGCCACTGGCCGACCGCCTGCGCCCCACCCGGCTGGAAGACGTCGTCGGACAGGACCACCTCCTGGCCCCGGACGCCCCGCTGGGCCGCATGGTCGCCCAGCAGCGCCTCAGCTCCGCCATCCTGTGGGGGCCGCCCGGCGTCGGGAAGACAACCATCGCCCGCCTCCTCGCCCACGCCGGCGACCTGGCCTTCGAACCGGTCTCGGCCACCTTCTCCGGGGTGGCCGACCTGCGGAAGGTCTTCGCCGCCGCACAACGCCGGCGCGGCCTGGGCCAGAGCACCCTGCTGTTCGTCGACGAGATCCACCGCTTCAACCGCGCCCAGCAGGACAGCTTCCTCCCGTACGTCGAGGACGGCACGATCACCCTGATCGGCGCCACCACGGAGAACCCGAGCTTCGAACTCAACGGCGCCCTCCTCTCCCGCACCCAGGTCCTCGTCCTCAAACGCCTCGACGAAGCCGCCCTGTCCACCCTCCTCGACCGCGCCGAACAGCTCACCGGCCACCCGCTCCCCCTCGACGACGACGCCCGCCGAGCACTGATCGCCATGGCCGACGGCGACGGCCGCTACCTCCTCAACATGGCCGAACAACTCCAAGCCCTCCCCGACACCGGGGAGAACCTGGACACCGCCGCACTCACCCACCACATCCAGCAGCGCGCCCCGCTGTACGACAAGGCGCGGGAGAGCCACTACAACCTCATCTCCGCGCTCCACAAGTCGATGCGCGGCTCCGACCCCGACGCGGCCCTGTACTGGCTCGCCCGCATGCTCGACGGCGGCGAGGACCCCCTGTACGTCGCCCGCCGCCTGGTCCGCTTCGCCAGCGAGGACATCGGCATCGCCGATCCCCACGCCCTCCAGCAGGCCCTCGCCGCCTGGGACGTCTACGAACGGCTCGGCTCCCCCGAGGGCGAACTGGCGATCGCCCAGGCCGTCGTCCACCTCGCCACCGCCCCCAAGTCCATCGCCGTCCACCGCGGCTTCGACGCCGCACGCCGAGCCGCCCGCCGCACCGGCTCTCTCATGCCGCCCGCCCACATCCTCAACGCCCCGACCCGGCTGATGAAGGACCTCGGCTACGGCAAGGACTACCAGTACGACCCCGACACCGCCGACGGCTTCTCCGGCGCCGACTACCTCCCCGACGCCATGGACCGCGAGACGTACTACCGGCCCACCCGCAACGGCTACGAAGCCCAGATCACCGAGCGCCTGCGCCACTGGGCCGCCCTGCGCGCCCGCCGACAACGCGGCTGA
- a CDS encoding nitroreductase/quinone reductase family protein, whose product MPQDPNRRIIEEFRANNGRVGGPFEGGRLILLTTTGARTGAPHTTPLGYLPDGDGRLLVIASAGGSPRHPDWYHNLLAEPKATVEDGVFTYGARATVLTGAARDEAFARAVESDPGWAAYQAKTSRVLPVVALREVDGGPPEAASPGAALTLVHDAFRRELGILRGEITASGPRLGAQLRINCLTACQGLRHHHAAEDGGLFPFLAGRHPHHAPVFERLEREHERVAGLLERLQDAVSRADAEPAALLAEVDTLIGALESHLAYEEEVLIPLLDARAP is encoded by the coding sequence ATGCCCCAGGACCCCAACCGGCGGATCATCGAGGAGTTCCGCGCCAACAACGGCCGCGTCGGCGGCCCGTTCGAGGGCGGCCGGCTGATCCTGCTGACCACCACGGGCGCCCGCACCGGCGCCCCGCACACCACACCGCTCGGCTACCTGCCCGACGGCGACGGGCGGTTGCTCGTGATCGCCTCGGCGGGCGGCTCGCCCCGGCACCCGGACTGGTACCACAACCTGCTGGCCGAGCCGAAGGCCACCGTCGAGGACGGCGTCTTCACCTACGGCGCGCGGGCAACGGTGCTGACCGGCGCCGCGCGGGACGAGGCGTTCGCCCGGGCGGTGGAGTCGGACCCGGGCTGGGCCGCCTACCAGGCCAAGACCTCGCGGGTGCTGCCCGTCGTCGCGCTGCGCGAGGTGGACGGCGGCCCGCCCGAGGCGGCGAGCCCCGGCGCAGCGCTGACACTGGTGCACGACGCGTTCCGGCGCGAACTCGGCATCCTGCGCGGCGAGATCACCGCGTCGGGCCCGCGGCTCGGCGCGCAACTGCGCATCAACTGCCTCACCGCGTGCCAGGGGCTTCGCCACCACCACGCGGCCGAGGACGGCGGGCTCTTCCCGTTCCTGGCCGGCCGCCACCCGCACCACGCGCCCGTCTTCGAGCGCCTGGAGCGCGAGCACGAGCGCGTCGCCGGACTGCTTGAGCGGCTCCAGGACGCGGTGTCGCGCGCGGACGCCGAGCCCGCCGCCCTCCTGGCGGAAGTCGACACGCTGATCGGCGCGTTGGAGAGCCACCTCGCCTACGAGGAGGAGGTGCTGATACCGCTGCTCGACGCCCGCGCGCCGTGA
- a CDS encoding acetyl-CoA C-acetyltransferase, giving the protein MSQEAYLYDAIRTPRGRGKADGALHGTKPIDLVVGLLHALRERLPGLDPAAIDDIVLGVVSPHGDQGSDIAKIAAIAAGLPETVAGVQENRFCGSGLEAVNIAAARVRSGWDDLILAGGVESMSRVPIGSDGGAWAMDPMTNHTVGFVPQGVGADLIATLDGLGRRDVDAFAARSQERAAHAWKEGHFSRSVIPVTDRNGLLVLDRDEHMRPGTTVDSLARLKPAFAALGEQGGFDAVALQKYHWVERIEHVHHAGNSSGIVDGAALVAVGSAAVGERYGLTPRARVLSAAVVGSEPTIMLTGPAPATRKALAKAGLTIDDIDLVEVNEAFAAVVLRFVREMGLDLDKVNVNGGAIAMGHPLGATGAMILGTLVDELERRELRYGLATLCIGGGMGIATVIERV; this is encoded by the coding sequence GTGAGCCAGGAAGCCTACCTGTACGACGCGATCAGGACCCCGCGCGGCCGGGGCAAGGCCGACGGGGCGCTGCACGGCACCAAGCCGATCGACCTCGTCGTGGGACTCCTCCACGCGCTGCGCGAACGGCTCCCCGGGCTCGACCCCGCCGCGATCGACGACATCGTGCTCGGGGTCGTGAGCCCGCACGGCGACCAGGGCTCCGACATCGCCAAGATCGCCGCCATCGCCGCCGGACTGCCGGAGACGGTCGCGGGCGTGCAGGAGAACCGCTTCTGCGGCTCCGGGCTCGAAGCCGTCAACATCGCCGCCGCCAGGGTGCGTTCCGGGTGGGACGACCTGATCCTGGCCGGCGGCGTCGAGTCGATGTCCCGTGTGCCGATCGGTTCCGACGGCGGAGCCTGGGCGATGGACCCGATGACCAACCACACGGTCGGCTTCGTGCCGCAGGGCGTGGGGGCCGACCTGATCGCCACGCTCGACGGGCTCGGCCGCCGCGACGTCGACGCGTTCGCGGCCCGCTCGCAGGAGCGCGCCGCGCACGCCTGGAAGGAGGGGCACTTCTCCCGGTCGGTGATCCCCGTGACCGACCGCAACGGCCTGCTCGTGCTCGACCGCGACGAGCACATGCGGCCCGGCACCACGGTCGACTCCCTGGCCCGGCTGAAGCCGGCGTTCGCCGCGCTGGGGGAGCAGGGCGGGTTCGACGCCGTGGCCCTCCAGAAGTACCACTGGGTCGAGCGGATCGAGCACGTGCACCACGCGGGCAACTCCTCCGGCATCGTGGACGGGGCGGCGCTCGTCGCCGTCGGCAGCGCCGCGGTCGGCGAGCGGTACGGACTCACCCCGCGCGCCCGCGTGCTCTCCGCCGCCGTCGTCGGCTCCGAGCCGACCATCATGCTCACCGGGCCCGCGCCCGCCACCCGCAAGGCCCTGGCCAAAGCGGGCCTGACCATCGACGACATCGACCTCGTCGAGGTCAACGAGGCGTTCGCCGCCGTCGTCCTGCGCTTCGTCCGCGAGATGGGCCTCGACCTCGACAAGGTCAACGTCAACGGCGGCGCCATCGCCATGGGGCACCCCCTGGGCGCCACCGGCGCCATGATCCTGGGCACCCTCGTCGACGAGCTGGAACGCCGCGAGCTGCGCTACGGCCTCGCCACCCTGTGCATCGGCGGCGGCATGGGGATCGCCACCGTGATCGAACGCGTCTGA
- a CDS encoding CaiB/BaiF CoA transferase family protein: protein MTAASAAGSAATGEGPLTGVRVVELGGIGPGPFAAMLLADLGADVVRVDRPGGAALGLPPAADVVNRNKRSVVIDLKAPGAAALVLALAERADVLIEGFRPGVAERLGVGPEPCLDRNPRLVYGRMTGWGQEGPLARRAGHDLGYLALTGALAMTGPAQGPPAAPANLLGDYAGGSLYLVTGVLAALRAVGTTGRGQVVDAAVVDGVAHLSTLVHGMLAAGAWQDRREANLLDGGCPYYRVYATADGGHMAVAALEPRFWAEFVRLAGLADDPAADQDRRTDPAVWPALRARIAERFATRTRAEWTRVFEGTDACVEPVLTLGEAPRHPHLAARGTFTEHGGVRQPAPAPRFSATPAGIRRGPSLPGADTEGVARDWDLPELTRHESGDR, encoded by the coding sequence ATGACAGCAGCGAGTGCGGCGGGGAGCGCGGCCACGGGCGAGGGGCCGCTGACCGGCGTGCGCGTGGTCGAACTCGGCGGCATCGGTCCCGGCCCCTTCGCCGCGATGCTGCTGGCCGACCTCGGCGCCGACGTGGTGCGGGTCGACCGGCCGGGCGGCGCGGCCCTGGGGCTCCCGCCGGCGGCCGATGTCGTCAACCGCAACAAGCGCTCCGTCGTCATCGACCTCAAGGCACCCGGCGCCGCCGCCCTCGTGCTCGCCCTGGCCGAGCGCGCGGACGTGCTGATCGAGGGCTTCAGACCCGGGGTCGCGGAACGGCTCGGGGTCGGTCCAGAGCCCTGCCTGGACCGCAACCCCCGCCTGGTCTACGGGCGGATGACCGGCTGGGGGCAGGAGGGGCCGCTGGCCCGCCGCGCGGGGCACGACCTCGGCTACCTCGCGCTGACCGGCGCGCTGGCCATGACGGGCCCGGCCCAGGGCCCGCCCGCGGCCCCCGCGAACCTGCTCGGCGACTACGCCGGCGGCTCCCTCTACCTGGTCACTGGGGTGCTCGCCGCGCTGCGCGCGGTCGGCACCACGGGCCGCGGCCAGGTCGTCGACGCGGCCGTCGTGGACGGCGTCGCCCACCTGAGCACGCTGGTGCACGGCATGCTGGCGGCCGGGGCCTGGCAGGACCGCCGCGAGGCGAACCTGCTCGACGGCGGCTGCCCCTACTACCGCGTCTACGCGACGGCCGACGGCGGGCACATGGCCGTCGCCGCCCTCGAACCGCGGTTCTGGGCCGAGTTCGTCCGCCTCGCCGGCCTCGCGGACGACCCGGCGGCCGACCAGGACCGCCGCACGGACCCGGCCGTCTGGCCCGCGCTGCGCGCCCGCATCGCCGAACGCTTCGCCACGCGCACCCGGGCCGAGTGGACGCGGGTGTTCGAGGGCACCGACGCGTGCGTCGAACCGGTCCTCACGCTGGGCGAGGCGCCCCGCCACCCGCACCTCGCGGCCCGCGGCACGTTCACCGAGCACGGCGGCGTGCGCCAGCCCGCGCCCGCGCCGCGCTTCTCCGCGACGCCGGCCGGCATCCGCCGCGGCCCCTCGCTGCCCGGCGCGGACACCGAGGGCGTGGCCCGCGACTGGGACCTGCCAGAGCTGACCCGACACGAGAGCGGTGACCGGTGA
- a CDS encoding ROK family transcriptional regulator, with protein MAEEKRQTVRDLRRANRAALLRQLYFNGPLSRHELGRATGLSSGTVSNVTAALLADGLLREAGSVDSDGGRPRTLLRVRPESGLLIGVDVGETGVRVALFDLSLAELARAESPLTDGGREVPPVVRHIAAGIADVLGAAGAGRDRLLGVGLGVPGIVERAAPRGAVVHAQTVGWDAVPLEELLREAVDLPRAVPFLVANGARTFGQAELWFGAGRGARNAVIALIGSGVGACIVTDGVPYGGAGSAAGEWGHTTLRVGGRRCRCGARGCLEAYVGASALLERWAEAGGPEAVGDQEAALAALLAAARAADERAAGLLAETAEYLGAGIANLVNLFNPERIVLGGWAGLSLGPRLLPAVREAAGAYALRHPAGRASIRLGRLGTEAVTVGAATLPLAAFLDAGGRAGG; from the coding sequence ATGGCCGAGGAGAAGCGGCAGACCGTCCGCGACCTGCGCCGGGCCAACCGGGCGGCGTTGCTGCGGCAGCTGTACTTCAACGGCCCGCTCAGCCGGCACGAGCTGGGGCGGGCCACCGGCCTCAGCTCGGGCACCGTCAGCAACGTCACGGCCGCGCTGCTGGCCGACGGGCTGCTGCGCGAGGCCGGTTCCGTCGACTCCGACGGCGGCCGGCCGCGCACGCTCCTGCGCGTCCGGCCGGAATCCGGGCTGCTGATCGGGGTGGACGTGGGGGAGACCGGGGTGCGCGTCGCGCTCTTCGACCTCTCTCTGGCCGAACTCGCCCGCGCCGAAAGCCCGTTGACCGACGGGGGCCGGGAGGTCCCGCCCGTCGTCCGCCACATCGCGGCGGGCATCGCTGACGTCCTCGGGGCGGCGGGCGCGGGCCGGGACCGGCTGCTCGGCGTCGGTCTCGGCGTGCCCGGCATCGTGGAACGCGCCGCGCCGCGGGGCGCGGTCGTGCACGCGCAGACCGTCGGCTGGGACGCGGTCCCGCTGGAGGAGCTGCTGCGCGAGGCCGTCGACCTGCCGCGCGCGGTGCCGTTCCTGGTGGCCAACGGGGCGCGGACGTTCGGCCAGGCGGAGCTGTGGTTCGGCGCGGGGCGCGGCGCCAGGAACGCCGTGATCGCGCTGATCGGCTCCGGCGTCGGGGCGTGCATCGTGACCGACGGCGTGCCCTACGGCGGAGCGGGCAGCGCGGCGGGCGAGTGGGGGCACACCACCCTGCGGGTGGGGGGCCGCCGCTGCCGGTGCGGCGCGCGCGGCTGCCTTGAGGCGTACGTGGGGGCCTCGGCCCTGCTCGAACGCTGGGCCGAGGCGGGGGGTCCCGAGGCGGTCGGCGACCAGGAGGCCGCGCTCGCCGCGCTGCTCGCCGCCGCCCGCGCCGCCGACGAACGCGCCGCCGGGCTCCTCGCGGAGACGGCCGAGTACCTGGGCGCGGGCATCGCCAACCTGGTGAACCTCTTCAACCCGGAGCGGATCGTGCTGGGCGGCTGGGCGGGTCTCTCGCTCGGCCCGCGCCTGCTGCCCGCGGTGCGCGAGGCGGCCGGGGCCTACGCGCTGCGGCACCCGGCGGGGCGCGCGTCGATCCGGCTCGGCCGGCTCGGCACCGAGGCGGTGACCGTGGGCGCCGCGACACTGCCGCTCGCGGCGTTCCTCGACGCCGGGGGCCGGGCGGGGGGATGA
- a CDS encoding RNA polymerase sigma factor — translation MAEDAQEAGHSPDPGPPPPVHAPVELPLEAEAFYLAREQPYRSYAQAHLGNRRLAEEVVHRVFDELLATWEELLREGQLEQRAWGVLRRTVREELEYEGRLPAYLVDGPVAVLLRAAQDRLAELDSVHGVFTAIAQLPPRQCDVIVLRHILGHSTRAVAGFMGLDERTVDYHHRRAKERLRVLLRLPADPAPGPSQEEEHP, via the coding sequence ATGGCCGAAGACGCCCAGGAAGCGGGCCACTCCCCTGACCCCGGTCCGCCCCCGCCGGTGCACGCCCCGGTGGAACTGCCGCTCGAAGCCGAGGCGTTCTACCTCGCCCGCGAGCAGCCCTACCGCTCCTACGCCCAGGCCCACCTGGGCAACCGTCGCCTGGCCGAGGAGGTCGTCCACCGGGTCTTCGATGAACTCCTGGCCACCTGGGAGGAGTTGCTGCGCGAGGGCCAGCTGGAGCAGCGGGCCTGGGGCGTGCTGCGGCGGACGGTCCGCGAGGAGCTTGAGTACGAGGGCCGGCTGCCCGCGTACCTCGTCGACGGCCCCGTCGCCGTCCTGCTGCGCGCGGCCCAGGACCGGCTCGCGGAACTGGACAGCGTCCACGGCGTCTTCACCGCCATCGCCCAACTGCCGCCCCGGCAGTGCGACGTGATCGTCCTGCGCCACATCCTGGGCCACTCCACCCGCGCGGTGGCCGGCTTCATGGGCCTGGACGAGCGGACGGTCGACTACCACCACCGCCGGGCGAAGGAACGGCTGCGGGTGCTCCTGCGGCTGCCCGCCGACCCCGCCCCCGGCCCATCCCAGGAAGAGGAACACCCATGA
- a CDS encoding acyl-CoA dehydrogenase family protein translates to MKRRLFTPEHEAFRAMVRTFLAKEVAPHYEQWERDGIVSRDAWLAAGRQGLLGLAVDEEYGGGGTADYRFAAVLGEEFTRAGVRGFAVALHNDVIGPYLTSLGTEEQKRRWLPGFCSGELIGAVAMTEPGAGSDLQGVRTSAVDRGDHWLLNGAKTFISNGILADLVIVVARTTPEGGSKGLSLLVVERGMPGFARGRNLDKIGQKAQDTAELSFTDVRVPKENLLGRVHGGFGHLMDHLPQERLTIAVGAIAGAEHLLEITTRHVREREAFGRPLAALQHVRFEIAEMATECAVTRTFVDRCVEEHAAGELDAVQASMAKWWATELQKRVADRCLQLHGGYGYMTEYPVARAFTDGRVQTIYGGTTEIMKEIIGRSLLTDRTGRRPG, encoded by the coding sequence GTGAAACGGCGTCTGTTCACCCCGGAGCACGAGGCGTTCCGCGCCATGGTCCGCACCTTCCTGGCCAAGGAGGTGGCACCGCACTACGAGCAGTGGGAGCGCGACGGCATCGTCTCCCGCGACGCCTGGCTCGCCGCCGGGCGCCAGGGGCTGCTCGGCCTCGCGGTCGACGAGGAGTACGGCGGCGGCGGAACGGCCGACTACCGGTTCGCCGCCGTCCTCGGCGAGGAGTTCACGCGGGCCGGCGTGCGCGGCTTCGCCGTCGCCCTGCACAACGACGTCATCGGCCCCTACCTGACCTCGCTCGGCACGGAGGAGCAGAAACGGCGCTGGCTGCCCGGCTTCTGCTCGGGCGAGCTGATCGGCGCGGTGGCCATGACCGAGCCGGGCGCGGGCTCCGACCTCCAGGGCGTCCGCACCTCGGCCGTCGACCGGGGCGACCACTGGCTGCTCAACGGCGCCAAGACGTTCATCTCCAACGGCATTCTGGCCGACCTGGTGATCGTCGTCGCCCGCACGACACCGGAGGGCGGGTCCAAAGGGCTCAGCCTCCTGGTCGTCGAGCGCGGCATGCCCGGTTTCGCCCGCGGGCGCAACCTCGACAAGATCGGCCAAAAGGCGCAGGACACCGCCGAGCTGTCCTTCACGGACGTACGCGTCCCGAAGGAGAACCTGCTGGGCCGCGTCCACGGCGGCTTCGGCCACCTGATGGACCACCTGCCGCAGGAACGCCTGACCATCGCCGTCGGCGCCATCGCCGGCGCGGAGCACCTGCTGGAGATCACCACCCGCCACGTGCGGGAGCGCGAGGCGTTCGGCCGCCCGCTGGCGGCGCTCCAGCACGTGCGGTTCGAAATCGCGGAGATGGCCACCGAGTGCGCCGTCACCAGGACGTTCGTCGACCGGTGCGTCGAGGAGCACGCCGCGGGGGAACTGGACGCGGTGCAGGCGTCGATGGCCAAGTGGTGGGCCACGGAGCTCCAGAAGCGCGTCGCCGACCGGTGCCTGCAACTGCACGGCGGATACGGGTACATGACGGAGTACCCGGTCGCGCGGGCGTTCACCGACGGGCGGGTGCAGACCATCTACGGCGGCACGACCGAGATCATGAAGGAGATCATCGGCCGGTCGCTCCTCACCGACAGGACCGGCCGCCGGCCCGGCTGA